A window from Leptospira meyeri encodes these proteins:
- a CDS encoding SpoIIE family protein phosphatase, with translation MKKSQGNPVHLEGEWDFYPHIFLSESKELPKTNLKIQVPGIWNSALGSGNGFGTYRLVLEPPEGTNSDTVYGIKLVDMATASRVYWNGKLLGSSGVVSKNPKESEPSYQFQFYPLPWKQGPNELLVEISNYHHDKGGMWEPPYVGEWNKLFKANEKDLASSLFLAGAVFIIALYHFGLFYFRRSDKGNLLFGFAALLLSLRTLFTGERFGFNELSPYISWNFCLRLEYLTFYLSPYLFFAFFREFYPKYYPRLMDRILLIPTLIFISFLLVLPTTVYTKLNDYFQIVFLVGVLLILQGVFRAVINRKESSLLFAIGIISVAIAAFIDLLNAYQVVYTIEAVPIGIFVFILVQSLTLSRRFSRAFLDVESLSKRLLVLDKLKDEFLANTSHELKTPLNGIIGIAESMFDGIGGKLNQEQRQNLGMIVSSGKRLSSLVDDILDFSKMKNRDLDLDLKAIDLHQICDLVLVISRPLYVTKNLTVRNHVPMDFPPILGDEARLQQILFNLIGNAIKFTEKGRIDVSAEIMERMLVLSIKDTGIGIPKQKFADIFKSFEQGDTSTTRKFGGTGLGLAITKRLVELHGGTIWVESVEGEGSVFRFTLPLAREGEIPLEKPPLNQSDLWFGGESPEFEPIEETTEEYDGEKIKVLVVDDEPINRQVLKNHLKLIGCDVHEASNGGDAIRMVRDDGPFELMLLDIMMPGMSGYDVCTVLRESYSLYQLPILFLTAKNQITDIIASLEAGGNDYLAKPFDKRELVSRAKNLITLKKAVEEQNKFIAFQNELGLARKLQSSILPEEAPNILGIKTEFYYEPMESVGGDFFDFHAISDTELGVLIADVSGHGIPAALISAMLKIAFSTQVRLSREPAGLMTQINSTLLGKMKGAFVTASYIYINLETKELVHARCGHPPLIINRKGEPKPKLSLPQGKLIGWIPELDIQEDHLSLKAGDRIVLYTDGITEATNADKEMIGQENWESIVQRYSGYPISESKRLLLERIKEFTGNRSPDDDVTLVILEIE, from the coding sequence GTGAAGAAAAGCCAGGGAAATCCAGTTCACTTGGAAGGGGAATGGGATTTTTACCCTCATATTTTCCTTTCGGAATCGAAAGAACTTCCAAAAACAAATCTCAAAATTCAGGTTCCCGGGATTTGGAATTCCGCTCTTGGTTCAGGAAACGGGTTTGGGACTTACCGTTTGGTTTTAGAACCACCGGAAGGAACAAATTCTGATACAGTGTATGGAATCAAACTTGTGGATATGGCGACCGCTTCCCGAGTGTATTGGAATGGAAAACTTCTTGGTTCTTCTGGGGTGGTTTCGAAAAATCCGAAAGAATCTGAACCTTCCTACCAATTCCAGTTTTATCCGCTACCTTGGAAACAAGGACCTAACGAACTATTGGTGGAAATCTCTAATTACCATCATGACAAAGGAGGAATGTGGGAGCCACCTTATGTTGGTGAATGGAATAAACTTTTTAAAGCAAATGAAAAGGACCTTGCCTCCTCCTTATTTTTAGCGGGGGCGGTGTTTATCATTGCATTATACCATTTCGGGTTGTTTTATTTTCGACGTTCTGATAAAGGAAATTTATTATTTGGTTTTGCTGCTCTTTTATTGTCTCTAAGAACGTTGTTTACCGGAGAAAGATTTGGCTTCAATGAATTATCACCTTATATCAGTTGGAATTTTTGTCTTAGGCTTGAATACTTAACCTTTTATTTATCCCCTTATCTTTTTTTCGCCTTTTTTCGTGAATTTTATCCCAAATATTATCCGCGTTTGATGGATCGAATTCTCTTAATTCCTACTTTAATTTTTATTAGTTTTTTGTTGGTTTTGCCAACTACCGTATATACAAAGTTAAATGATTATTTCCAAATTGTATTTCTTGTCGGGGTCCTTTTGATATTACAAGGTGTATTCAGGGCTGTTATAAATAGAAAAGAAAGTAGTCTTTTGTTTGCTATCGGAATTATATCGGTGGCAATTGCTGCTTTTATTGACTTACTCAATGCCTATCAAGTTGTTTACACGATTGAAGCAGTCCCAATTGGAATTTTTGTATTTATTCTGGTGCAGTCCCTTACTTTATCTAGAAGGTTTAGTCGGGCATTTTTAGATGTTGAGTCATTGTCGAAAAGACTTCTTGTATTAGATAAATTAAAAGATGAATTTTTAGCTAACACATCGCATGAATTAAAAACACCATTAAATGGAATTATCGGAATCGCCGAATCAATGTTTGATGGAATTGGAGGAAAACTCAACCAAGAACAAAGACAAAATTTGGGAATGATTGTTAGTTCTGGGAAACGTTTGTCTTCGCTTGTAGATGATATTTTGGATTTTTCCAAAATGAAAAATAGGGATTTGGATTTGGATCTAAAGGCAATCGACCTCCATCAAATTTGTGATTTGGTTCTTGTGATTTCTCGTCCACTCTACGTAACAAAAAATCTAACAGTACGCAATCATGTACCAATGGATTTTCCGCCGATTTTGGGTGATGAAGCAAGGCTCCAACAAATTCTTTTTAATTTGATTGGGAATGCGATCAAATTTACTGAAAAAGGTAGGATCGATGTCTCTGCCGAAATTATGGAAAGGATGCTCGTCCTCTCCATTAAAGACACAGGAATAGGAATTCCAAAACAAAAATTTGCAGATATATTTAAATCCTTTGAGCAAGGAGATACTTCCACCACACGGAAGTTTGGTGGAACTGGCCTTGGCCTTGCAATTACCAAACGGTTAGTGGAATTACACGGCGGAACCATCTGGGTAGAATCGGTTGAAGGGGAGGGTTCTGTCTTTCGCTTCACACTTCCTTTGGCGAGGGAAGGGGAAATCCCTTTGGAAAAACCTCCTCTGAATCAATCCGATTTATGGTTTGGGGGTGAATCTCCAGAATTTGAGCCAATTGAAGAAACAACGGAAGAATACGACGGTGAAAAAATCAAAGTACTCGTTGTAGATGATGAACCTATTAATAGACAAGTCCTCAAAAACCACCTAAAACTTATTGGTTGTGACGTACACGAGGCTTCGAATGGAGGAGATGCCATTCGTATGGTTCGGGATGATGGTCCCTTCGAGTTGATGTTACTCGATATAATGATGCCAGGTATGAGCGGATACGATGTTTGTACAGTTTTACGTGAGTCATATTCATTATACCAACTTCCGATTTTATTTCTGACTGCTAAAAACCAGATTACCGACATCATTGCTTCCTTAGAAGCTGGTGGTAATGATTATTTGGCAAAACCTTTTGACAAACGTGAGTTAGTCTCCAGGGCAAAGAACTTAATCACTCTAAAAAAAGCAGTCGAAGAGCAGAACAAATTCATTGCCTTTCAAAATGAATTGGGCCTTGCTCGGAAACTCCAAAGTTCCATCCTACCTGAAGAAGCGCCTAATATTCTTGGGATCAAAACAGAATTTTATTATGAACCAATGGAAAGTGTCGGTGGAGATTTTTTTGACTTCCATGCCATCTCCGATACGGAACTAGGAGTTTTGATTGCAGACGTTTCAGGACATGGAATTCCCGCGGCTCTCATCTCAGCTATGTTGAAGATTGCGTTTTCGACGCAGGTAAGGTTATCGAGAGAACCGGCGGGACTAATGACTCAAATCAATTCCACCTTACTTGGAAAAATGAAAGGTGCTTTTGTCACTGCTTCCTATATTTACATCAATCTCGAAACAAAAGAATTGGTCCATGCTCGGTGTGGACATCCTCCACTCATTATCAATCGGAAGGGAGAGCCTAAACCGAAACTGAGTCTTCCTCAAGGAAAACTAATTGGATGGATTCCTGAGTT